A region from the Bacillus sp. Marseille-P3661 genome encodes:
- a CDS encoding 3,4-dihydroxy-2-butanone-4-phosphate synthase → MSIRLKSKLDHTLEELKQGKLIILNDNFKERSYLVGLSEIATPESVNFMTRIGKGLICVCLDSTKARQLNLPLMTDQLPKHTDRKFTISIDYETTTTGISAFERADTIKALTKKNMDSTNFKRPGHIFPIICDKYGLLEKMGAEEASIHLAQKARCIPQTYICEILNAHGEISNFEEVQQIAESNKISIITIGDILTEKKEDTMTSFEGLVIEGKQLGRKLNFPTANLTAPFQMKNMKKGVYGVKINFDGKQLFGVMNFGERPTLNHKIKENLCEIHIFNFNDMIYNQMIQVDVCFFIREEKRFNSIDDLVNQIKIDVKNTKERFNLTQA, encoded by the coding sequence ATGAGTATAAGGTTAAAGAGTAAACTAGATCATACACTTGAAGAACTTAAACAAGGTAAGCTAATTATCTTAAACGATAACTTTAAAGAAAGGTCGTATCTAGTAGGTCTTTCTGAAATCGCAACTCCAGAAAGTGTAAATTTTATGACTAGAATTGGTAAAGGTTTGATTTGTGTTTGTCTTGATTCTACTAAAGCAAGGCAGCTAAATTTACCATTAATGACGGATCAGCTCCCTAAGCATACTGACCGAAAATTTACCATCTCGATTGATTACGAAACAACAACTACAGGTATATCAGCTTTTGAACGCGCTGACACTATTAAAGCATTAACAAAAAAAAATATGGATTCCACTAACTTTAAGAGACCCGGACATATTTTTCCTATTATTTGTGACAAATACGGTCTATTAGAAAAAATGGGGGCGGAGGAAGCATCCATACATTTAGCCCAAAAGGCGAGATGTATTCCCCAAACTTATATTTGTGAAATCCTAAATGCTCATGGTGAAATATCAAATTTTGAGGAAGTACAACAAATTGCTGAAAGCAATAAAATATCCATAATTACAATTGGTGATATTTTAACTGAAAAAAAAGAAGATACTATGACTTCATTTGAAGGATTAGTAATAGAAGGTAAACAGCTTGGTAGAAAATTAAATTTTCCTACAGCCAATCTTACTGCACCATTCCAGATGAAAAATATGAAAAAAGGTGTATACGGAGTTAAAATTAATTTTGATGGCAAACAATTATTTGGTGTTATGAATTTTGGCGAGAGGCCCACTCTAAATCATAAAATAAAAGAAAATCTATGTGAGATTCACATTTTTAATTTCAATGATATGATCTATAATCAAATGATTCAAGTTGATGTTTGCTTTTTCATTAGAGAAGAAAAGCGTTTCAACTCGATTGATGATTTAGTAAATCAGATTAAAATAGATGTGAAGAATACAAAAGAAAGATTTAATTTAACACAAGCATAG
- a CDS encoding alpha/beta fold hydrolase, whose product MNQVIETKSVRGHDVYLFQKGQGEVLLYLHGAGDVEQWSKSLEELSSSYHVIAPLHPGFGSSPRIDWIETVEDLVFYYKDLLDDINAEKVHLIGAHIGGWIATEFAVRYPERVKSLVLIDSIGIKAKGQSYTDIFSYNHEQVRSLEFYQMNNELILSEEEKETKTRDRRMLAQLTWKPRMYNPKLEGRLFRITSPTLVVWGKEDKIVPTAIGEKLTSLIPKANFVLIDECGHLPQIEKPIELRNEIEKFLNQQKEGVK is encoded by the coding sequence ATGAATCAAGTAATAGAAACCAAGAGTGTTAGAGGTCATGATGTTTATCTATTCCAGAAAGGACAAGGTGAAGTTTTACTTTATTTACATGGTGCCGGTGATGTAGAACAATGGTCCAAATCATTAGAAGAACTTTCTAGTTCCTACCATGTAATTGCACCCCTTCATCCAGGTTTCGGAAGTTCACCAAGAATAGATTGGATCGAAACCGTTGAAGACTTAGTTTTTTATTATAAAGATCTACTAGATGATATAAATGCCGAAAAGGTACACCTGATAGGTGCTCATATTGGAGGATGGATTGCTACAGAATTTGCTGTTCGATATCCAGAGCGCGTGAAAAGTTTAGTGCTCATCGATTCAATTGGTATTAAAGCAAAGGGTCAATCATATACAGATATTTTCTCTTATAATCATGAACAAGTACGTTCACTCGAATTCTACCAAATGAATAATGAGCTTATCCTATCAGAAGAAGAAAAAGAAACAAAAACACGCGATCGTAGAATGCTCGCACAATTAACGTGGAAACCACGTATGTATAATCCAAAATTAGAAGGACGCCTATTTAGGATTACCTCTCCTACCTTAGTTGTTTGGGGAAAAGAAGATAAAATTGTACCTACTGCAATTGGTGAAAAACTTACAAGTTTAATCCCTAAAGCTAATTTTGTACTAATTGATGAATGTGGCCATTTACCACAGATTGAAAAACCTATAGAACTAAGGAATGAAATCGAAAAATTTCTTAATCAACAAAAAGAGGGGGTTAAATAA
- a CDS encoding alpha/beta fold hydrolase yields MLHGAEYGGNSLNCWEYNIDALSKHFHVFAVDMVGFGETEKLFSFDDVASLRINHIKNFMDTLCIPEAHFIGNSFGGGLILKIASDENPAWNIKKIISISGGGPNNKDTFHLLNNYDCSKQYMKRIHEVLFFNEQWKTDEYVEKRYQSSIKPGAWEALSVARFRSPIAPKNAGFVLKDYPPYENIKNTVLVCCGDKDDLKLPDYKDRLAEMIPNCQVKVFENCKHNAQIEYADEFNRLAIEFLLDEDIYGGVLNESSNRNQEC; encoded by the coding sequence TTGTTACATGGAGCAGAATATGGTGGTAACTCCCTTAATTGCTGGGAGTATAACATTGATGCTTTAAGTAAGCACTTTCATGTCTTTGCTGTTGACATGGTTGGGTTTGGAGAAACTGAAAAATTGTTTAGCTTTGATGATGTTGCTTCTCTACGAATCAATCATATAAAGAATTTTATGGATACACTTTGTATTCCTGAAGCACATTTTATTGGAAACTCATTTGGTGGCGGCTTAATTCTAAAAATCGCTTCAGATGAGAATCCAGCTTGGAACATCAAAAAGATTATTAGTATTAGTGGCGGTGGTCCAAATAATAAAGATACATTTCACCTGCTAAACAATTATGATTGTTCAAAACAGTATATGAAAAGAATACATGAAGTACTGTTTTTTAATGAACAGTGGAAGACGGATGAATATGTTGAAAAGCGATATCAATCTAGTATAAAACCGGGTGCTTGGGAAGCATTAAGTGTTGCAAGATTTCGCTCACCTATAGCACCTAAAAATGCAGGCTTTGTGTTAAAAGATTACCCACCGTATGAAAACATTAAAAACACTGTACTTGTATGTTGTGGGGACAAAGATGATCTGAAACTTCCTGACTATAAAGACCGTTTAGCGGAAATGATTCCTAACTGTCAAGTAAAAGTGTTTGAAAATTGTAAACATAATGCTCAAATTGAATATGCTGATGAGTTTAACCGCTTAGCTATTGAATTCCTATTAGATGAAGACATTTATGGAGGTGTATTGAATGAATCAAGTAATAGAAACCAAGAGTGTTAG
- a CDS encoding class II aldolase/adducin family protein, producing MIESLKEKVALSCRILAMEGLVAETLGHVSVRIPNKDEMLIRCRGEHEEGVLYTQKETVRCVNFDGEGEDLAGKYEVPKELPIHGEIYKARPEVNCVIHAHPPATLICGISDIELKPIFGAFNIPAMRMALEGIPIFPRSYLVTTPNLALPMIEMMGDKDVCLMKGHGITVTGKSVEEATIRALNFNALAQITLEIEKTGKKAQVISKEDIEELPDLGSKFNDQWVWRHYVRKLRQFEGNH from the coding sequence ATGATTGAAAGTTTAAAAGAAAAGGTTGCCCTATCATGCCGAATTTTAGCAATGGAAGGCTTAGTAGCAGAAACATTAGGACATGTTAGTGTTCGGATACCTAATAAAGATGAAATGTTAATTAGATGTAGGGGGGAACATGAGGAGGGTGTTTTATATACACAAAAAGAGACGGTACGATGTGTTAACTTTGATGGAGAGGGTGAAGACTTAGCAGGAAAATATGAAGTTCCAAAAGAACTTCCAATCCATGGGGAAATATATAAAGCCCGTCCCGAAGTTAATTGTGTAATTCATGCACATCCACCAGCTACCCTTATTTGTGGCATTTCGGATATAGAATTAAAACCAATTTTTGGAGCATTTAATATACCTGCAATGCGAATGGCCTTAGAAGGTATACCAATATTTCCAAGGTCCTACTTAGTGACCACCCCCAACTTAGCATTGCCGATGATTGAAATGATGGGTGACAAAGATGTTTGTTTAATGAAGGGACATGGAATTACTGTGACAGGAAAAAGTGTAGAAGAGGCAACGATTCGAGCCCTTAATTTTAATGCGCTTGCCCAAATAACACTAGAGATCGAAAAGACGGGAAAAAAAGCTCAAGTAATTTCTAAAGAAGATATTGAAGAATTACCGGATTTAGGAAGTAAATTTAACGACCAATGGGTATGGCGTCATTATGTGCGAAAATTAAGGCAGTTTGAAGGTAACCATTAA
- a CDS encoding LLM class flavin-dependent oxidoreductase, with product MKFYLFHLMPYKYLPEDFEKEYGQAWVKLPNKLYDPEVGNRLYNEYLNEMEYAEELGFDGVCVNEHHQTAYGNMPSPNIMAATLARRTKNIKISIIGNALPLREHPLRVAEEVAMLDVITGGRIISGFVRGIGAEYHAFGVNPNESRERFLEAHDLIMEAWEKEGPFSFEGKYYNFEYVNVWPRTYQQPHPPIWIPSQGSQETIEWTSQKKYTYLQTYSSYSSVRRSLLLYQEMAKEKWGYTASPDQLGWALPIYVAETDEQAVEEAREPMELLFKLLYMKNEYLFPPGYLSEKSEPAVLSRINKRSEGGFTIERLMDEGYVIVGSPKTVSEKLIEAQRDINFGVFVTMLQFGNLSHEMTMKNMELFSKEVMPAVKAKVGVKI from the coding sequence ATGAAGTTTTATTTATTTCATCTAATGCCATATAAGTATCTACCTGAAGATTTTGAGAAAGAATATGGGCAAGCTTGGGTTAAACTTCCAAACAAATTATATGATCCGGAGGTTGGTAATCGTTTATACAATGAATATTTAAATGAAATGGAATATGCTGAGGAATTAGGATTTGATGGTGTTTGTGTAAATGAACATCACCAAACTGCATACGGTAATATGCCTTCTCCTAATATTATGGCTGCGACATTGGCTCGTCGTACAAAAAACATTAAAATATCAATTATCGGAAATGCTTTACCATTGCGTGAGCACCCATTACGTGTGGCTGAAGAAGTAGCAATGCTTGATGTAATTACCGGTGGACGAATCATTTCTGGTTTCGTTCGTGGAATCGGAGCTGAATATCATGCATTTGGAGTTAATCCAAATGAATCTAGAGAACGCTTTTTAGAGGCACATGATCTCATAATGGAGGCATGGGAGAAAGAAGGTCCATTCTCTTTTGAAGGGAAATATTATAATTTCGAATATGTAAACGTTTGGCCAAGAACTTACCAACAGCCCCATCCTCCTATTTGGATTCCTTCTCAAGGAAGTCAGGAAACCATTGAGTGGACTTCTCAGAAGAAATATACGTACTTACAAACTTATAGCTCATATAGCAGTGTAAGAAGATCATTACTCTTATATCAAGAAATGGCTAAGGAAAAATGGGGGTATACAGCATCACCAGACCAACTTGGTTGGGCATTACCAATTTATGTTGCTGAAACGGATGAACAAGCGGTGGAAGAGGCAAGAGAACCAATGGAACTTCTCTTTAAGTTACTGTATATGAAAAACGAGTACCTCTTCCCTCCTGGTTATCTTTCTGAGAAATCTGAACCTGCCGTACTTAGTCGAATAAATAAGCGTTCAGAAGGTGGTTTCACAATTGAGAGATTAATGGATGAAGGATATGTGATCGTGGGCAGTCCAAAGACCGTATCTGAAAAGCTAATTGAAGCACAAAGAGATATTAATTTCGGTGTTTTTGTAACGATGCTCCAATTCGGAAATCTTAGCCATGAAATGACGATGAAGAATATGGAACTGTTCTCCAAAGAAGTTATGCCAGCTGTAAAAGCAAAAGTTGGAGTCAAGATTTAA
- a CDS encoding alpha/beta fold hydrolase yields MYSKYIKVDGIRTHYIEAGEGDNYVILLHGAEFGGNSQNSWEYNIQALSKHFHVFAIDMLGFGGTEKIFHFEDIKAFRIEHIRKFMDTLCIDSASFIGNSMGGGLILKVASEEKPRWNINKAITISGGGPNNPETHSFVNNYDCTFDYMRKIHHLFFYDDAWKQEEYVNKRYLESIKPGAWEALSVSRFKSPLAKQKASGRIPDYSSAYKNIKVPILICAGDQDKLKLPDYSERLSNLIPNSQVKVFKDCSHCAQIEKAEEFNDLAIDFLK; encoded by the coding sequence GTGTATAGTAAGTATATAAAGGTTGATGGTATACGAACGCACTATATAGAGGCTGGAGAAGGGGATAACTATGTTATCTTGTTACATGGTGCGGAATTTGGTGGGAACTCTCAAAATTCATGGGAGTATAATATTCAAGCATTATCTAAACATTTTCATGTTTTTGCAATAGATATGCTTGGTTTTGGTGGTACTGAGAAGATCTTTCATTTTGAAGATATTAAAGCATTTCGAATTGAACATATAAGAAAGTTTATGGATACGCTTTGTATCGACAGTGCTTCCTTTATAGGAAATTCCATGGGTGGCGGTTTGATTTTAAAAGTGGCTTCTGAGGAAAAACCTCGATGGAATATAAATAAAGCCATTACTATAAGTGGTGGTGGACCTAATAATCCTGAAACGCATAGTTTTGTGAATAATTATGACTGTACGTTTGATTATATGAGGAAGATTCATCATTTGTTTTTTTATGACGATGCATGGAAACAAGAAGAGTATGTTAACAAGCGCTATTTAGAAAGTATTAAACCAGGCGCATGGGAAGCTCTCAGTGTTTCAAGATTTAAATCACCTTTAGCAAAACAGAAGGCTAGTGGTAGGATACCTGATTATAGTTCTGCATATAAAAATATAAAAGTTCCCATCTTAATTTGTGCTGGAGACCAAGATAAATTAAAACTACCCGATTATTCAGAACGCCTTTCAAATTTAATTCCTAATTCACAAGTTAAAGTCTTCAAAGATTGTAGCCATTGTGCCCAAATAGAAAAAGCAGAGGAATTTAATGATCTGGCAATAGACTTTTTGAAATAA
- a CDS encoding tripartite tricarboxylate transporter TctB family protein: MKTKVSNSFDVFLFIIFLAMTCISFQYNSSARLMPFIFGTIGSFMLLIQLIFNFVPSTQKLLKFINPKQYPNQDSINEKESSDNYSNEWKQSLIGLAALCCFILLFQLLGYLLAVPIFILLFMKIAFKESWRMSIVTSLITWVFVWLLFDVLLAFQG; encoded by the coding sequence GTGAAAACAAAGGTATCGAATTCGTTTGATGTATTCCTGTTCATCATTTTTTTAGCAATGACATGTATTTCATTCCAATACAACTCAAGTGCTAGATTAATGCCTTTTATATTTGGAACAATTGGCAGTTTTATGCTACTAATTCAGCTTATTTTTAATTTTGTTCCCTCCACACAAAAACTATTAAAGTTTATAAATCCGAAACAATATCCAAATCAAGATTCTATAAATGAAAAAGAATCGTCTGATAATTATTCGAATGAATGGAAACAATCGCTTATTGGCTTAGCCGCACTTTGCTGTTTTATATTACTTTTTCAACTACTAGGGTATTTACTTGCTGTACCAATCTTTATCCTATTATTTATGAAAATAGCTTTTAAAGAAAGCTGGCGCATGTCTATAGTAACATCCCTTATTACATGGGTATTTGTCTGGTTGCTATTCGATGTACTTTTAGCATTTCAAGGTTAA
- a CDS encoding NADPH-dependent FMN reductase, which yields MKILGISGTIVGSKTAALVKKVLDEVQELNPDIEVELLDLSNYDIQFCDGRDPSLYTGDTKLIIDKVTLADFYVIGTPIFNVSMTGTLKNLLDLVPPSAFRGKVMGFVANGSTYQHYLVIDNQIKPIAGYFRAFVAPSSVYVLKEQFNEINEIIDTDIIDRIKTLASELVTLQEMKQGQNNKCEIN from the coding sequence ATGAAAATTTTAGGCATATCTGGAACGATTGTTGGTTCAAAAACCGCTGCTTTAGTAAAAAAAGTTTTAGATGAAGTCCAGGAATTAAATCCAGATATCGAAGTTGAGTTATTGGACCTTAGTAACTATGATATACAATTTTGCGACGGTCGAGATCCTTCACTATATACAGGTGATACTAAGTTAATTATCGATAAGGTGACATTGGCTGATTTTTACGTAATAGGTACCCCTATTTTTAATGTGTCTATGACCGGAACTCTAAAAAATTTATTAGATTTGGTCCCACCCTCTGCTTTTAGAGGTAAAGTCATGGGCTTTGTAGCAAACGGTAGTACGTATCAACACTATTTAGTGATCGACAATCAAATAAAACCAATTGCAGGATATTTTCGGGCTTTTGTTGCTCCATCATCAGTGTATGTGTTAAAAGAACAATTTAATGAAATAAATGAAATTATCGATACAGATATCATTGATCGAATCAAAACACTTGCTTCTGAACTTGTTACTTTACAAGAAATGAAACAAGGACAAAATAATAAATGTGAAATTAATTAA